In Gossypium arboreum isolate Shixiya-1 chromosome 5, ASM2569848v2, whole genome shotgun sequence, a single genomic region encodes these proteins:
- the LOC108453084 gene encoding helicase-like transcription factor CHR28 isoform X2, translated as MMTGEDNYNGSSGFLPTGYPSADFEFDGLSIDLDDFNRILEETPGSLQSNPEDPSFRNISQGKSAPETNQFQSELLLSEFAFGDLLKYPSEASDARAGSLGGLFDYHRELEPPAHDSLVQTSSASFRDFFSTGKGTSYTERGQMSVPQIPSCSTASSFAEIDHNLVLDHGDNLNFDLVDNRNGTESKSIAEEFDNKNALHDLSVENMNFVFDNCGAVLTNTLETPEAPENEVAMRMEFSSVDATLTSHNVTSNESSFCHGSDIVSDVSDPCSVLPNCMNGDVGYFAHSSMHCWYNSSNFMFKENKEGEVIEFPTESACSSSRMIFHDQGRTNNVSVPQLSLTDFSDVKQQHFDVKGNGHILSACGKLSYTANDRLFDDNGLVQPFNRIAFCAKNEYDKFVTPGNIFCHSTEGFDRAGWSKSINRVDSLEEPKQFLNDVPPISKKVLVVNGKDARHSHQGINLTVSSQTSLGGMHLEQYLPSSHPITSSMALFGCFEDEKRSTLIPSKSIGLSKVSPESIHSTSSDCRSHVDDDPDICILEDISQPARSNQSMVLVKKTPSLPNVTFSNPHHNSGMGGIRIKGNDERLIFRVALQGLSQPKSEASPPDGVLTVPLLRHQRIALSWMTQKEKAGSHCWGGILADDQGLGKTVSTIALILNERPPSSRASSQDMTKVGMEMLNLDDDDDDDDKDDVGDEEGRKQESDSSQVMSNGASNKSSSPSGQAKGRPAAGTLIVCPTSVLRQWAEELHNKVTSKANLSVLVYHGSNRTKDPFELAKYDVVITTYSIVSMEVPKQPPACGDDDEKGKWESENASSNDFPQSRKRKCPSSSNKKGVKHKKGADELLLDSVSRPLAKVGWFRIVLDEAQSIKNHRTQVARACWGLRAKRRWCLSGTPIQNAIDDLYSYFRFLRYDPYAVYKSFCSAIKIPISKNPAKGYPKLQAILQTIMLRRTKATLLDGKPIINLPPKVIELKKVEFTEEERDFYSRLESDSRAQFKEYAAAGTVKQNYVNILLMLLRLRQACDHPLLVRGFDSNSSQRLSIETAKKLPQERLTFLLSCLSSLSLCGICNDPPEDAVVAVCGHVFCNQCISEHLTGDDYQCPTANCKVRLGASSVFSNATLNSSLTELPSRESSLNSSGSKVAEVIGPYSEDSLYGSSKIKAALDVLKSLAKPQDDRLKISGCPEGSSGLQSGDSPNGFHDEKIPVTGESLNGSSNVLGEKAIVFSQWTRMLDLFEACLKSSSIQYRRLDGTMSVASRDKAVKDFNTLPEVSVMIMSLKAASLGLNMVAACHVLLLDLWWNPTTEDQAIDRAHRIGQTRPVTVLRLTVKDTVEDRILALQARLDLSWRI; from the exons ATGATGACGGGGGAGGATAACTATAATGGTAGCTCTGGTTTCTTGCCAACTGGTTACCCCTCGGCCGATTTTGAGTTCGATGGTTTAAGCATCGATCTCGACGACTTCAATCGCATTCTTGAAGAGACTCCTGGTTCGTTGCAG AGCAATCCAGAAGATCCATCATTTAGAAATATATCTCAAGGGAAGTCGGCTCCTGAAACCAACCAATTTCAGAGTG AGTTGCTTTTATCGGAGTTTGCTTTTGGAGATCTTTTAAAATATCCTTCTGAGGCTTCAGATGCCAGGGCAGGGTCTCTAGGTGGCTTATTTGATTATCATAGGGAATTGGAACCGCCTGCACATGATTCTCTGGTCCAGACATCCTCTGCAAGTTTTCGAGACTTCTTTTCGACTGGTAAAGGGACATCCTATACGGAGAGGGGTCAAATGTCTGTTCCTCAGATTCCTAGCTGTAGTACAGCATCTAGTTTTGCTGAGATAGATCACAACCTTGTGTTAGATCATGGAGATAATTTAAATTTTGATCTTGTGGATAATAGAAATGGTACAGAATCCAAGAGTATCGCAGAGGAGTTTGACAACAAAA ATGCTTTGCACGACCTTTCTGTTGAGAACATGAACTTTGTATTTGATAATTGTGGTGCCGTTCTAACTAATACGTTGGAAACCCCAGAAGCTCCTGAAAATGAGGTAGCTATGCGTATGGAGTTTTCCTCCGTTGATGCTACTTTGACTTCACATAATGTCACTTCTAATGAGTCTTCCTTTTGTCACGGTTCTGATATTGTTAGTGATGTTAGTGATCCTTGTTCAGTTTTACCTAATTGCATGAATGGAGATGTTGGGTATTTTGCTCATTCCTCAATGCACTGTTGGTATAATTCCTcaaattttatgtttaaagaaAATAAGGAGGGTGAAGTGATTGAATTTCCAACTGAGAGTGCATGTTCAAGTAGTAGGATGATTTTTCATGATCAGGGAAGGACGAATAATGTTTCTGTGCCACAGCTCTCATTGACTGATTTCTCAGATGTAAAGCAACAGCATTTTGATGTTAAAGGGAATGGACATATTTTATCAGCATGTGGAAAGTTGTCATATACTGCTAATGATAGACTTTTTGATGATAATGGATTAGTGCAACCATTCAATCGCATTGCTTTTTGTGCAAAGAATGAATATGATAAATTTGTTACACCTGGCAACATCTTCTGCCATTCTACTGAAGGTTTTGATAGAGCTGGATGGAGCAAGTCTATTAACAGGGTTGATTCACTTGAAGAACCTAAGCAGTTCTTGAATGATGTTCCGCCTATATCAAAAAAggtattagtggttaatggcaaGGATGCTCGTCATTCTCATCAAGGTATAAATCTAACTGTTAGTAGTCAAACCTCCCTTGGCGGCATGCATTTAGAGCAGTATTTACCCAGCTCTCACCCAATTActtcatccatggcgcttttTGGTTGTTTTGAGGATGAAAAAAGGAGCACATTAATTCCTTCGAAAAGTATCGGTCTTTCAAAAGTTAGTCCTGAATCTATTCACAGCACTTCATCAGATTGCAGATCtcatgttgatgatgatcctgataTATGTATTCTTGAAGACATCAGTCAGCCTGCCCGCTCAAATCAGTCCATGGTGCTTGTTAAGAAGACTCCTAGTTTGCCAAATGTTACATTTAGTAATCCGCATCATAACTCTGGAATGGGGGGTATCAGGATCAAGGGAAATGATGAGCGGTTAATTTTTCGGGTTGCATTGCAG GGTCTTTCTCAGCCGAAGTCTGAAGCTAGTCCTCCAGATGGTGTTTTAACAGTACCTCTTCTGCGACATCAG AGAATTGCTTTGTCATGGATGACCCAGAAGGAGAAAGCTGGCTCACACTGTTGGGGAGGAATTCTTGCAGATGATCAG GGATTAGGAAAAACTGTATCAACAATTGCACTTATTCTTAATGAAAGGCCTCCTTCTTCTAGAGCATCTTCTCAAGATATGACTAAGGTTGGGATGGAAATGTTAAAtttggatgatgatgatgatgatgatgataaggATGATGTGGGTGATGAGGAAGGGAGGAAGCAAGAATCTGACAGCAGTCAAGTTATGTCAAATGGTGCTTCAAATAAAAGCTCTTCTCCATCAGGGCAAGCAAAGGGAAGGCCAGCTGCTGGAACTCTCATTGTATGTCCCACAAGTGTATTGCGGCAATGGGCAGAGGAGTTGCATAATAAGGTGACGAGCAAAGCTAATCTCTCTGTTCTAGTATACCATGGAAGCAACAGAACTAAGGATCCTTTTGAGTTAGCAAAATATGATGTTGTCATCACTACGTATTCTATTGTTAGCATGGAGGTCCCAAAGCAGCCTCCTGCTTGTGGAGATGACGATGAGAAAGGGAAGTGGGAAAGTGAAAATGCTTCATCTAATGATTTTCCACAAAGCCGGAAAAGGAAGTGCCCATCTAGTTCTAATAAGAAAGGGGTGAAGCATAAGAAGGGAGCGGATGAATTGCTTCTTGATTCTGTTTCTCGACCTCTTGCAAAAGTTGGATGGTTTAGAATTGTTCTAGATGAGGCCCAAAGCATAAAAAACCATAGAACTCAAGTTGCTAGGGCCTGTTGGGGCCTTCGTGCTAAACGTAGATGGTGCTTGTCTGGGACTCCAATTCAAAATGCCATTGATGACCTTTATAGCTACTTCAGATTTCTGAGATATGACCCATATGCTGTTTACAAGTCATTCTGTTCTGCCATAAAAATCCCAATTTCTAAAAATCCAGCAAAAGGGTATCCGAAATTGCAAGCTATCTTGCAGACAATAATGTTACGTCGCACCAAAG CTACACTTCTTGATGGGAAACCAATTATTAACTTGCCACCAAAAGTGATAGAACTGAAAAAGGTGGAATTCACGGAGGAGGAACGTGATTTCTACTCGAGACTGGAGTCTGATTCACGTGCTCAATTTAAA GAGTATGCAGCCGCAGGTACTGTCAAACAAAACTATGTGAATATCTTGTTGATGCTTTTGCGTCTTCGCCAAGCCTGTGATCATCCTCTTCTAGTAAGGGGTTTTGACTCAAACTCTTCTCAGAGATTGTCAATTGAGACTGCAAAGAAGCTTCCTCAGGAGAGGCTAACATTTCTTCTGAGTTGTTTATCTTCTTTGTCGCTATGTGGCATCTGCAAT GATCCACCAGAAGATGCTGTTGTTGCTGTATGTGGTCATGTTTTCTGCAACCAATGCATCTCTGAACATCTTACTGGTGATGACTACCAGTGTCCCACTGCAAATTGCAAAGTTAGACTTGGTGCATCATCTGTGTTTTCAAATGCCACTTTAAACAGTTCCCTCACTGAGCTGCCTAGTCGGGAAAGTTCCCTCAATAGTTCTGGTTCTAAAGTTGCTGAGGTAATTGGGCCTTATTCAGAGGATAGTTTGTATGGTTCTTCCAAAATCAAGGCTGCCCTTGATGTCCTGAAGTCACTAGCTAAACCTCAAGATGATAGATTAAAGATTAGTGGCTGTCCAGAAGGTTCATCTGGCCTCCAATCTGGGGACTCACCAAATGGTTTTCATGATGAAAAAATTCCGGTTACAGGTGAAAGTTTGAATGGTTCTTCTAATGTACTTGGAGAGAAAGCCATAGTATTTTCCCAGTGGACGAGGATGTTGGATTTATTTGAAGCCTGTCTTAAAAGTTCTTCCATCCAATATAGAAGACTTGATGGAACAATGTCGGTTGCTTCTAGAGATAAAGCGGTGAAAGATTTCAACACCCTACCAGAG GTATCTGTTATGATTATGTCTTTGAAAGCTGCCAGCCTTGGGCTGAACATGGTTGCAGCTTGCCATGTTCTTCTACTGGATCTTTGGTGGAACCCTACAACTGAGGACCAAGCAATTGATAGAGCACATCGAATTGGGCAGACTCGCCCTGTAACTGTTCTAAGATTAACTGTGAAAGATACAGTTGAAGATCGTATTTTAGCTCTTCAG GCTCGTTTGGACCTGAGCTGGAGGATTTAA
- the LOC108453084 gene encoding helicase-like transcription factor CHR28 isoform X1, whose protein sequence is MMTGEDNYNGSSGFLPTGYPSADFEFDGLSIDLDDFNRILEETPGSLQSNPEDPSFRNISQGKSAPETNQFQSELLLSEFAFGDLLKYPSEASDARAGSLGGLFDYHRELEPPAHDSLVQTSSASFRDFFSTGKGTSYTERGQMSVPQIPSCSTASSFAEIDHNLVLDHGDNLNFDLVDNRNGTESKSIAEEFDNKNALHDLSVENMNFVFDNCGAVLTNTLETPEAPENEVAMRMEFSSVDATLTSHNVTSNESSFCHGSDIVSDVSDPCSVLPNCMNGDVGYFAHSSMHCWYNSSNFMFKENKEGEVIEFPTESACSSSRMIFHDQGRTNNVSVPQLSLTDFSDVKQQHFDVKGNGHILSACGKLSYTANDRLFDDNGLVQPFNRIAFCAKNEYDKFVTPGNIFCHSTEGFDRAGWSKSINRVDSLEEPKQFLNDVPPISKKVLVVNGKDARHSHQGINLTVSSQTSLGGMHLEQYLPSSHPITSSMALFGCFEDEKRSTLIPSKSIGLSKVSPESIHSTSSDCRSHVDDDPDICILEDISQPARSNQSMVLVKKTPSLPNVTFSNPHHNSGMGGIRIKGNDERLIFRVALQGLSQPKSEASPPDGVLTVPLLRHQRIALSWMTQKEKAGSHCWGGILADDQGLGKTVSTIALILNERPPSSRASSQDMTKVGMEMLNLDDDDDDDDKDDVGDEEGRKQESDSSQVMSNGASNKSSSPSGQAKGRPAAGTLIVCPTSVLRQWAEELHNKVTSKANLSVLVYHGSNRTKDPFELAKYDVVITTYSIVSMEVPKQPPACGDDDEKGKWESENASSNDFPQSRKRKCPSSSNKKGVKHKKGADELLLDSVSRPLAKVGWFRIVLDEAQSIKNHRTQVARACWGLRAKRRWCLSGTPIQNAIDDLYSYFRFLRYDPYAVYKSFCSAIKIPISKNPAKGYPKLQAILQTIMLRRTKATLLDGKPIINLPPKVIELKKVEFTEEERDFYSRLESDSRAQFKEYAAAGTVKQNYVNILLMLLRLRQACDHPLLVRGFDSNSSQRLSIETAKKLPQERLTFLLSCLSSLSLCGICNDPPEDAVVAVCGHVFCNQCISEHLTGDDYQCPTANCKVRLGASSVFSNATLNSSLTELPSRESSLNSSGSKVAEVIGPYSEDSLYGSSKIKAALDVLKSLAKPQDDRLKISGCPEGSSGLQSGDSPNGFHDEKIPVTGESLNGSSNVLGEKAIVFSQWTRMLDLFEACLKSSSIQYRRLDGTMSVASRDKAVKDFNTLPEVSVMIMSLKAASLGLNMVAACHVLLLDLWWNPTTEDQAIDRAHRIGQTRPVTVLRLTVKDTVEDRILALQHKKREMVASAFGEDETGVCQSRLTVEDLEYLFMA, encoded by the exons ATGATGACGGGGGAGGATAACTATAATGGTAGCTCTGGTTTCTTGCCAACTGGTTACCCCTCGGCCGATTTTGAGTTCGATGGTTTAAGCATCGATCTCGACGACTTCAATCGCATTCTTGAAGAGACTCCTGGTTCGTTGCAG AGCAATCCAGAAGATCCATCATTTAGAAATATATCTCAAGGGAAGTCGGCTCCTGAAACCAACCAATTTCAGAGTG AGTTGCTTTTATCGGAGTTTGCTTTTGGAGATCTTTTAAAATATCCTTCTGAGGCTTCAGATGCCAGGGCAGGGTCTCTAGGTGGCTTATTTGATTATCATAGGGAATTGGAACCGCCTGCACATGATTCTCTGGTCCAGACATCCTCTGCAAGTTTTCGAGACTTCTTTTCGACTGGTAAAGGGACATCCTATACGGAGAGGGGTCAAATGTCTGTTCCTCAGATTCCTAGCTGTAGTACAGCATCTAGTTTTGCTGAGATAGATCACAACCTTGTGTTAGATCATGGAGATAATTTAAATTTTGATCTTGTGGATAATAGAAATGGTACAGAATCCAAGAGTATCGCAGAGGAGTTTGACAACAAAA ATGCTTTGCACGACCTTTCTGTTGAGAACATGAACTTTGTATTTGATAATTGTGGTGCCGTTCTAACTAATACGTTGGAAACCCCAGAAGCTCCTGAAAATGAGGTAGCTATGCGTATGGAGTTTTCCTCCGTTGATGCTACTTTGACTTCACATAATGTCACTTCTAATGAGTCTTCCTTTTGTCACGGTTCTGATATTGTTAGTGATGTTAGTGATCCTTGTTCAGTTTTACCTAATTGCATGAATGGAGATGTTGGGTATTTTGCTCATTCCTCAATGCACTGTTGGTATAATTCCTcaaattttatgtttaaagaaAATAAGGAGGGTGAAGTGATTGAATTTCCAACTGAGAGTGCATGTTCAAGTAGTAGGATGATTTTTCATGATCAGGGAAGGACGAATAATGTTTCTGTGCCACAGCTCTCATTGACTGATTTCTCAGATGTAAAGCAACAGCATTTTGATGTTAAAGGGAATGGACATATTTTATCAGCATGTGGAAAGTTGTCATATACTGCTAATGATAGACTTTTTGATGATAATGGATTAGTGCAACCATTCAATCGCATTGCTTTTTGTGCAAAGAATGAATATGATAAATTTGTTACACCTGGCAACATCTTCTGCCATTCTACTGAAGGTTTTGATAGAGCTGGATGGAGCAAGTCTATTAACAGGGTTGATTCACTTGAAGAACCTAAGCAGTTCTTGAATGATGTTCCGCCTATATCAAAAAAggtattagtggttaatggcaaGGATGCTCGTCATTCTCATCAAGGTATAAATCTAACTGTTAGTAGTCAAACCTCCCTTGGCGGCATGCATTTAGAGCAGTATTTACCCAGCTCTCACCCAATTActtcatccatggcgcttttTGGTTGTTTTGAGGATGAAAAAAGGAGCACATTAATTCCTTCGAAAAGTATCGGTCTTTCAAAAGTTAGTCCTGAATCTATTCACAGCACTTCATCAGATTGCAGATCtcatgttgatgatgatcctgataTATGTATTCTTGAAGACATCAGTCAGCCTGCCCGCTCAAATCAGTCCATGGTGCTTGTTAAGAAGACTCCTAGTTTGCCAAATGTTACATTTAGTAATCCGCATCATAACTCTGGAATGGGGGGTATCAGGATCAAGGGAAATGATGAGCGGTTAATTTTTCGGGTTGCATTGCAG GGTCTTTCTCAGCCGAAGTCTGAAGCTAGTCCTCCAGATGGTGTTTTAACAGTACCTCTTCTGCGACATCAG AGAATTGCTTTGTCATGGATGACCCAGAAGGAGAAAGCTGGCTCACACTGTTGGGGAGGAATTCTTGCAGATGATCAG GGATTAGGAAAAACTGTATCAACAATTGCACTTATTCTTAATGAAAGGCCTCCTTCTTCTAGAGCATCTTCTCAAGATATGACTAAGGTTGGGATGGAAATGTTAAAtttggatgatgatgatgatgatgatgataaggATGATGTGGGTGATGAGGAAGGGAGGAAGCAAGAATCTGACAGCAGTCAAGTTATGTCAAATGGTGCTTCAAATAAAAGCTCTTCTCCATCAGGGCAAGCAAAGGGAAGGCCAGCTGCTGGAACTCTCATTGTATGTCCCACAAGTGTATTGCGGCAATGGGCAGAGGAGTTGCATAATAAGGTGACGAGCAAAGCTAATCTCTCTGTTCTAGTATACCATGGAAGCAACAGAACTAAGGATCCTTTTGAGTTAGCAAAATATGATGTTGTCATCACTACGTATTCTATTGTTAGCATGGAGGTCCCAAAGCAGCCTCCTGCTTGTGGAGATGACGATGAGAAAGGGAAGTGGGAAAGTGAAAATGCTTCATCTAATGATTTTCCACAAAGCCGGAAAAGGAAGTGCCCATCTAGTTCTAATAAGAAAGGGGTGAAGCATAAGAAGGGAGCGGATGAATTGCTTCTTGATTCTGTTTCTCGACCTCTTGCAAAAGTTGGATGGTTTAGAATTGTTCTAGATGAGGCCCAAAGCATAAAAAACCATAGAACTCAAGTTGCTAGGGCCTGTTGGGGCCTTCGTGCTAAACGTAGATGGTGCTTGTCTGGGACTCCAATTCAAAATGCCATTGATGACCTTTATAGCTACTTCAGATTTCTGAGATATGACCCATATGCTGTTTACAAGTCATTCTGTTCTGCCATAAAAATCCCAATTTCTAAAAATCCAGCAAAAGGGTATCCGAAATTGCAAGCTATCTTGCAGACAATAATGTTACGTCGCACCAAAG CTACACTTCTTGATGGGAAACCAATTATTAACTTGCCACCAAAAGTGATAGAACTGAAAAAGGTGGAATTCACGGAGGAGGAACGTGATTTCTACTCGAGACTGGAGTCTGATTCACGTGCTCAATTTAAA GAGTATGCAGCCGCAGGTACTGTCAAACAAAACTATGTGAATATCTTGTTGATGCTTTTGCGTCTTCGCCAAGCCTGTGATCATCCTCTTCTAGTAAGGGGTTTTGACTCAAACTCTTCTCAGAGATTGTCAATTGAGACTGCAAAGAAGCTTCCTCAGGAGAGGCTAACATTTCTTCTGAGTTGTTTATCTTCTTTGTCGCTATGTGGCATCTGCAAT GATCCACCAGAAGATGCTGTTGTTGCTGTATGTGGTCATGTTTTCTGCAACCAATGCATCTCTGAACATCTTACTGGTGATGACTACCAGTGTCCCACTGCAAATTGCAAAGTTAGACTTGGTGCATCATCTGTGTTTTCAAATGCCACTTTAAACAGTTCCCTCACTGAGCTGCCTAGTCGGGAAAGTTCCCTCAATAGTTCTGGTTCTAAAGTTGCTGAGGTAATTGGGCCTTATTCAGAGGATAGTTTGTATGGTTCTTCCAAAATCAAGGCTGCCCTTGATGTCCTGAAGTCACTAGCTAAACCTCAAGATGATAGATTAAAGATTAGTGGCTGTCCAGAAGGTTCATCTGGCCTCCAATCTGGGGACTCACCAAATGGTTTTCATGATGAAAAAATTCCGGTTACAGGTGAAAGTTTGAATGGTTCTTCTAATGTACTTGGAGAGAAAGCCATAGTATTTTCCCAGTGGACGAGGATGTTGGATTTATTTGAAGCCTGTCTTAAAAGTTCTTCCATCCAATATAGAAGACTTGATGGAACAATGTCGGTTGCTTCTAGAGATAAAGCGGTGAAAGATTTCAACACCCTACCAGAG GTATCTGTTATGATTATGTCTTTGAAAGCTGCCAGCCTTGGGCTGAACATGGTTGCAGCTTGCCATGTTCTTCTACTGGATCTTTGGTGGAACCCTACAACTGAGGACCAAGCAATTGATAGAGCACATCGAATTGGGCAGACTCGCCCTGTAACTGTTCTAAGATTAACTGTGAAAGATACAGTTGAAGATCGTATTTTAGCTCTTCAG CATAAGAAGAGAGAGATGGTTGCATCAGCATTTGGGGAGGATGAAACTGGTGTTTGTCAGTCTCGTCTCACAGTAGAAGACTTGGAATACTTGTTCATGGCATGA